A window of Gadus chalcogrammus isolate NIFS_2021 chromosome 16, NIFS_Gcha_1.0, whole genome shotgun sequence contains these coding sequences:
- the slc46a1 gene encoding proton-coupled folate transporter, whose translation MEERDTVAILPTDNLTSSDDEITNSSPNEEVEFQRNSCRRPPFACPFGLSVEPVLFLAMFSIALQAPLSTQYLWERISEDLGYNGTKGGGCGNTSADPDPLQKEVETLTAHWNLYINLGGFAVGAVVTTLLGSWSDQAGRRPVLILPSVGLALQTVVYLVVMYQKLPVAYFLLGRLLSGLSGDFNSILAGCFSYVADTSDRRSRTFRVAVLEACLGLAGMFASIIGGQWRRAQGYINPFWLVLATNLAAGLYAYLFVPESVTLDPSAKLLTARHHRAIYRLYSGSGGGAEGGGGGGGGAWAWRRRLWLYTLCFFLVVTVHFGSRELYVLYELSAPLCWGPALIGYGSAAQHLGYLSSLLGLRLLQLCVVDSWVAVAGLASNVVGLAVIAFADNTKLMFTGYGLCFLYMAATPVLRSKLSKLVSPSEQGALFASVACVEGLSSLVASGLFNSIYPATLHLLKGFPFLFGAILLLIPAGIIGSLECLDERRENRDARES comes from the exons ATGGAAGAACGGGACACCGTAGCCATCCTGCCCACGGATAACCTTACATCCTCGGACGATGAAATCACAAATTCTTCACCAAACGAAGAGGTAGAGTTTCAGAGAAATAGTTGCAGACGTCCTCCATTTGCATGTCCTTTCGGCCTGTCTGTTGAGCCAGTCTTATTTCTTGCCATGTTCTCGATAGCTCTCCAAGCCCCTCTGTCCACTCAATATTTATGGGAGCGCATCAGCGAGGATCTGGGATACAACGGTACCAAGGGCGGGGGGTGCGGCAATACCTCGGCGGACCCAGACCCTCTTCAAAAG GAGGTGGAGACCCTGACTGCCCACTGGAACCTGTACATTAACCTGGGGGGCTTTGCAGTAGGAGCGGTGGTGACGACCCTCCTCGGCTCATGGAGCGACCAAGCCGGCCGGAGACCTGTCCTCATCCTGCCCAGCGTGGGCCTGGCTCTGCAGACGGTAGTGTACCTGGTGGTGATGTACCAGAAGTTGCCCGTGGCCTACTTCCTTCTGGGGCGGCTTTTAAGCGGCCTCTCGGGGGACTTCAACTCCATCCTGGCCGGCTGCTTCTCGTACGTGGCCGACACCAGTGACCGAAGGTCTCGTACGTTCCGGGTGGCGGTGCTGGAGGCGTGCCTCGGCCTGGCGGGAATGTTCGCCAGCATCATCGGCGGGCAGTGGCGCCGGGCCCAGGG GTACATCAACCCTTTCTGGCTGGTGCTAGCCACCAACCTGGCAGCCGGCCTGTACGCCTACCTGTTTGTCCCCGAGTCTGTGACGCTAGACCCCAGTGCAAAGCTCCTCACCGCCCGCCACCACCGGGCCATCTACCGCCTCTACTCCGGGAGCGGTGgcggggcggaggggggaggaggaggagggggcggggcctgggccTGGCGGCGGAGGCTCTGGCTCTACACGCTGTGCTTCTTCCTGGTGGTGACGGTGCACTTCGGCAGCAGGGAGCTCTACGTGCTCTACGAGCTGAGCGCCCCCCTGTGCTGGGGCCCCGCGCTGATCGGCTACGGCTCGGCGGCCCAGCACCTGGGCTACCTGAGCAGCCTGCTGGGCCTGAGGCTCCTGCAGCTGTGCGTGGTCGACTCCTGGGTGGCCGTCGCCGGGCTGGCCTCCAACGTGGTCGGGCTGGCGGTGATCGCCTTCGCCGACAACACAAAGCTCATGTTTACGG GTTATGGGCTGTGTTTCCTCTACATGGCTGCCACCCCGGTGCTCAGGTCCAAGCTCTCCAAGCTAGTGAGCCCATCAGAACAAG GTGCCCTGTTTGCCTCGGTTGCCTGTGTGGAGGGTTTGTCGTCTCTGGTGGCCAGCGGCCTCTTCAACTCCATCTACCCAGCCACGCTGCACCTCCTCAAGGGCTTCCCCTTCCTCTTCGGTGCCATCCTCCTGCTCATCCCTGCTGGAATCATCGG GAGCCTGGAGTGTCTGGACGAAAGAAGAGAGAACAGAGACGCCAGGGAATCTTAA